AAGTAAGGAGCTAAGCTAATATTTGAtaaatttctttatttctctttttcccaCTAACTAAAGCATGTTTTATTGTCCttgttacattattattttttctttttattgtcGACTGTGGGTGACAGCGAATTTGTCtgtttgattttattattatcatgttgTTATGTCATGTGTGTTTGTGTCTAATAGCAGAGAAGACAAGAGAAAGAATGACAAATATTTGGAGCAGGGTGGGTTGGGAGTTACTGTTGTGAGATGCCATGTTTCGGTAATTGACAAAGGAAAGGATACATGAAGGTTCTTCTAGGACTTTTTAAGAGACATAATCTAATTGGCAGTTGATCattattcaattattcaatcaagcATGAGTCTGAATCAACTGCTGGTTAGCGGCAAACCTGCACAAGCAAATAAACAAGAGTAAAAAGGAAGTTTTACTTTTCTAGGAGTAGAGAACACATGGTTGAAACTTGAAACTTTCAAGCTAGGGACAGAAAATTTTGTAATATCTCTCCTTTGTGTTGCACCAAAGGCCGTATAAGTGACTGGTAGACTGTCGTTGCTTCCTTAATTTGTATTAAAATTATACTTTTTCAATTGAATTTGGAATATTTTCCTTTGGTAGGTTTCATGTCCCTAGTTGCCAAAATATGTCAACATCTAATAAGAGTTCAGTTACCTGTGGAAGTTGTCAAATTTCGGAACAGTCTTGTTATGTTGGAAAATGTGGAGAAGTTAAAATTATTACAGAAGAAAGAGGGATCTGAGATTCCTTTTTCTTATTAAAATAGATTGAAAGTATTAGTCACGGTCAAGACATTTTATCATAGGGAGCTATCCGTCAAGATTTTTGTTCATTTTTCCACAGCTGCATGCTTAGAATccagatatttatttttaaataacaaTAAGATTGTTGTCTCCTCAATCGATTATCTGCTTTAATGATATTTCTtcatttacccttttttttttcttacctTGACGAGAGGAGAGATGGTGTTGATGTTAGTTGTACCTTCTTCTATAAATTCTATAATTGGTGATACGACTTGTATAACTTTCCAGGTTTTCCATGGACAACCAGTGCCAGCTACTGTTGCTGCTGGACCACATCCACCACCAATGCGTCCGAGGGTGAGGGCTAGACGAGGACAGGCCACAGATCCACATAGCATTGCTGAGCGGGTAAGCTTGAGTGTTTATAAATAATCACAGTAAACATGGGACTGACATAATATATTACAGGGCGGTAATTCAGCTGAATGTTTCTGTCCTTGAAACAAAAGACATGACTAAGTTAGTTCCTTATCTGAGAAAATATTCAAAAGCAACAATTGCTATATTGTGTGTTTTAAATAGTGAGTTATTTGGTCAGATAAGGTGTTtaaatgaatttgtatttttaaataccATTTCTGTTGTTTGGTTGATATGCAATGTAGAAGTAATCTCACCGAAAAGAATTATATTTTAAGAGCATTTTTCTTTGAGTATGTGTATTTCGGCAATGGAAAGAAAAAGATTACTGATAATTTCTATCGGAGAAAAGTCCTATAGACTATAGAGAAATAAGGAAGATATATAAAATCCCTTATATAAATCAGGTTTTGTGCTAGCAGTTGGTGAAGTTGCAGTTCATTGCCACTCGTGTTGTGAAACTGCAAAAGTCAACCTGCTCAACAAATGCTGCATCTATGACTAAACATATTGAACTTTTCAACTTTCTCCTTTGGTACAGTTGCGCAGGGAGAGAATTGCCGAAAGAATCCGGGCATTGCAGGAACTTGTTCCTAGTGTTAACAAGGTCAGTTCCTTTTCCTTGAGAAATGATGTGTATTTCCAGTTTGTTTTTAGGCAATATTCTCTGATTACTTTTTTCTTATATTGGAATTCTTATCATCAAATGAAGGTAGTGCTGTTAACTAGGTTGGCAAGAAAAATGTTTTTAAGATTAACtggtttatttttaaatttatattataaggAGCTTGCACAGTAGAGAACTGTAATCTATTGATGCTGTCTGTCACAATCTTATGTGCTTCATCTTGTCATATAACTGTGCAATAGTTTTAACTAAACTTGTGACGTTAAAGCTTTTAAACTTTTTAAACTTTATTACTTTTTGAGGGTTTGCCCACTCATTTAAAGCTACCTCTATTGTTTGTTAAAGTCAGTGTCTACAGATGTTGAATGGATTGATGTCCTAATTCCAGAGCTAGTAACTAAATAACTTTACCGTCAACTACTGTTGTATAACCTAGCTAAGTTGATTATTGTTATAGGGATCACTTTGAGACATGGGTGACCTTATGGTAGATTTGTGTGTCTTGGGAGGTAAACCATGAGAAAGTTTAACTATGCACAACGCATCTTACTGCTATTAGTAGTGACATATGTTTCTTTTTGTAGACTGATAGAGCGGCCATGCTTGATGAAATTGTAGATTATGTGAAGTTCCTGAGGCTCCAAGTTAAGGTATCTATAACTCTGTTTACCTGTTTGATTTCATACTTCTTATTCTGAATTTTGCTTTACTGCATATAATAGAGCTGCTTGTTTTTATGGGATCAGTCTGTGGTTCTTATTGCATGAATGTGCATTCTAATTTTAGAAGTTATTCTCAATATACGTTGATTTGCATctgtttattctttcttttttactGAAATACTGCTAAAATAACATACACTTGTAAATGTTGATTTGCATCTGTGGTTCAACTTAACTTTTTTATGGCTTTGGAATATGAATTACAGTAAAAAGTTGGTTCATGCTATTATATCAGAAATTTTACTAGTTCAAAGGGTGATGATGACATAAAATCATTTCTGGTAGAGGGGTTCTCCCATTTAGTGTTTTAGGGTCTATAATGTTTTCTTACGAGCTGGTAAATTGTAATCATTTGAAGGAAATAAAGAGGAATGAGCTAATGTGATTATTTATTTAACAGGTCTTGAGCATGAGTAGGTTGGGCGCAGCTGGTGCAGTGGCACCACTTGTAACGGACCTCCCACTATCGTCAGTTGAGGTAATAAATATAGTAATGATTCATGCATGTGTCACTTAGGATATTGTTATCTGCATTTGGTATACATTTCAGTTAAGGCAATTGAGCATTCCTCTTTGCATCAGCAGGATGAAAGTGGTGAGGGAGGAAGAAGCCAACCAGCCTGGGAGAAATGGTCAAATGATGGCACAGAGAGACAAGTAGCTAAGCTGATGGAAGAAGATGTCGGAGCTGCCATGCAATTCCTTCAATCAAAGGCTCTTTGCGTCATGCCAATTTCACTGGCCACCGCAATTTACCACACGCAATCTCCGGATACCTCCTCTGTTGTTAAGCCGGAAACAAATCCTCCATAGACACCTCACATgaggaaaagaggaaaagaaAACGGTACGCATCCCATAGTTGATCTTATTCCTCGGTCCCCCATGGGAAAGTAAGTTTCAGGGGGCGCTATCAAAGTCAGATGCCATAACTCTTtgctttattattatttattatttgggCTATGCTCATAAAACAGGGTTTTGATGGAATTGAAGGGAAAAGAATTTTTAAAGCTCACCTTATatgcttttgtttttcttttgtagGTGTATCATATGGTGGGGGAGACTGTGGACAAAGACGGAAGCACTTTTCTTGTGTAGTGGTGGGGCATGGATTTTTGGGTTTGGTGGGATGTGGGACCTGCAAAAGGAGATGGATGAGATGAGTATATTTACATATTATAACAATAAAATATTACAATATTGATAGTGTTAGTGTAAGTAACAGTGTAATTTCACAGGAAAGGGGGAATGTAGCAACTAAAGTAGAAGAAGGGATAATGGTTGGCTGATTTTATAAAATGTTGATTGGGTTAACTCCTATTAATTaatgaataaaatagatggatTGATTCACGTTTCAGAAAACCCTAGTGCATTGCTTTTACATTGCATGCGGGGAGCCGTCCACTTGATGCTTGAATTTGTAGTGGTTACTTTGTGATAAAGGAAGCGTGGGTAAAGTAATTTGACTTGCTTTATCTTTCTGAAAAACAAATCGTGTGGGTCATTGTTGGATTCTATGTTAAATCATTGGACCTAAGGAAGGAAAAAAGAGCTGATGGGTGGGTTGTTTTGGCCGCCTAAATTAGGATCTCTATTTTTAGATATTTGTGTTTCCTTCCAACAGCGGGTCGGTTACTCTTCACTGACATTAGTTCATTTTCATGTTATCAAGTTCCTTCCCCATCTTCTGGTACAAGGCAACTTGAATCATCTAGTTGAAATTGCATGGAAATGCCAGCTGAAGGGGGAAAAAAAGATCGGTTCAGCTTGAAAATTTTAACGAGAAAAATGCATGGCCACGGAAGCGTCGCAACATCTAAGGTTTTGCATTATTTTAGGCAGCGTTGGTACATCAAAATTTGACTCCTACAAAACATGCGTTAATGGCATTGCTATGCGATTGCAACCAAATACCGATCAACTCAAACACGATTTTTCCGCTCAGTTGCTAACCCGCTGGCACTCGCTTTCTGCTTATCTCAACAACTCGTGAATTAGTAACGTACATCTCCGAGTTGTCGAAAATGAAATGAAGAAATTGGCAGTAAGTTACTATCAATTAAGCATGCTAAATTGGAGAATAGGGCAACTTGAAAGGGGAATTTACCTAGCAGTGGCGAATCTAGAATTTTTTGGGCGAGAATAAGCTGaaatacaattttaattttatattggtttatatcttaataatttttaaaaagattaaatcaagattttaatattttttaaaagtaaaactaTTTGACCTATtaattttaccatatattaaGTTGAAAAGAGAGACTAAAAAAACAATATTCATTTTGGGGAGCAGATCCATTTGACTGGACCGCAGTAATCTGCAACCATGACCATAGGCGCATTTACCAACATCTCTGCTGAAAACAGAGGAGAATCAGCAAACTTGTCACACTAATAAATTATTGGTAAAATCACATTTCGGGTCTTTTTCAATTTCAATATTGAGTAAATTGGTCCCTCTCGAAAAAATTGGAGTAATTTAATCTGGCAATCTCAAAAACAAGCAACTAAGGACAATTAATTACTGCAGTAATATTTTTCGCTGATTGTACataattttaattagtataataacaaatttagcccttgaTATTTACATATTATGTATAAATGTTGGCAGAATGTGTAAATATTAAGTTAAATTTGGACCAAATTGTTAAAATGTATAAACTTTAAGGGTTAAATTTGATACCAAAAGAAAATGTATTATTGAAGAAAATATTaacattgtaattaattgacaatGATTAAATTGATATGGTTCTTTTGGAGGGActgatttgatcaattttaaaattaagagaGAACTAAAAAGTCTTTTTTTTCCTCTCATCGTTCTAATTTGGAAGGattaattttattcattaaaatgaaAAACAATCATCTCTTATTCTTTGTTctctaacttttttttttcctgaCCAAGGAGACCCAAAAGTTAAATTTTTTCCCGATGTGCAAGAAGTTTTAAAAGTTTCTGATAAATAAACAGATGAGAAGTACTAACATCTTTTTGGGCCGCAGGATGATTCGGTTGAGCCTACATGACAGTTGGTTAAGTTAATATTTGACCTGGGCTTGCTTCCTGTACCAGTAATGTTACTGTTCAAGAAGAACCTATTTACTACTAGTCGAGTACAcatgtaaataatataaatttatttaaataatgattttttcttaaaaagtaataattatttgtaaataaaaaataaaaaaaataaatacttattaatataaaattattaaaaaaaaaaggagagtgAGTTATATTTTTTACAAATATCAAGTACGTAATTCCTTAATAACTAATCATTTGGATTTCCAAAATCTCCCTCAAAGAGACACGTGAATAGAAGCTCGTGACTTGGAGGAGACAATAACGAAAACGACTAGGGCAGTGTTGAGTTCACATGTCCCAAGTGTAGAGGACAAAAGGGTAGAAAAACACAGCCTATGGTATTGAAGACGACAAGTGTGGAATGTAACTAACTGCTGAGATGAGCGACTTTATAATTGATCCAACAATGTTGGGTCGGATGAATAAATGAACCAACCTTGAGTAATAAACATACTAGATATAAATTAAcatatttattgtttttaaatatactataaataaaataattctaaatatttattaaatgaatttgaaacaaatataaaattaaaagcaaACTACGGTTGTACTTGTATCCATTTACGGGCAGCCTTAGCCTTAAGTCTTAGAAGGGATCAAAATTAGTTTTAATTATTACGTGTAAAAACTGAAAACAGGCCATGTGAAAAGAATGGAACCAAGTGAATTTGGTTGATGGAAATGGGGTAATTGAATTCTTTTATATTCATATTTGATGGGCACTATTTTAGGTTTTACAAGTCATGTGGAATATGTGATGTGGCAAAAGGGTACCTCCTCTTTTCTCTTGTCATCTCATGTCAATGTCTTGTTCCATTATTAGTTACTTTTCTTGCATTTCCTGCCTTCTCCCGACTTCCCTAGACATGCACACAGCATTGAATCATACTAAGCTGCCATAGCATAACCACTATTGTCCATGTTTCTTATTTTCGGAAAACTTGGTAAAAATATCAGTTTTTTTTCCCTAGTCATAAGAATTAACAAATACATGATTAATGGACGAAATGAGTAACTATTATATTATACcttattgcttaaaatatttagttCAAGGTTAATTTGATCTTTcgacttttaatttttatataacttACATTTGTTAATGTACTTGTACTTCCCACCAAATTTTGGCTTAACCTATTAATAATTGAAAGTAactatcataaaattttaaaaaacttaggGAGTTGTTCATGATATTTGTCTAATTTTCATTTGAGcccaaaaaaaatattatatagaaGACGGTACTTAGAGATGCCAACTTTGAAGTCAACAATTTGGTTAATTAATCTTTAACCCCCTTATTTtactaaataattttttatttcatacaTATGAAAAAAAagcctactttttttttttaaccaaaAGCAATTTAAGTTCTTTGAGCTTGGAAAAAGGAGAAGTGAATTTATGAATGTTGAGTGTTTTTGTGAGTCTGCCTTTCAATGGGGTTAATTTCCCTATTTATATGATATTGTTATTGGATGTGACATCTTAGGTAGGCCCTCATGCATGCCAACACGTACTCTATTCTAAGATTAACACGTGTTCCCTAAGTGCGAGTTCGCTTGCATGGTATTGCGAATCCACCACGTGCGAACTTATGTAAGCGAACTATGCAGGCAATCACTACTAAAGTAAAGAAGATTGGGCTGGTCTTAGTCGGGTAAGAGGAATGGCGAACACCATAACAATTTACGGTGAACATTATAACAATTTGCTCACTCGTGGCGACATCACCAATGAAGGAGACGTTAGATACAACTATAGGCGGATTTAGGGGGCTGACAAGGGCCAGGGCCCCCCTAAAATAGAAATATTTTCATTTAGCCCCTTTAAATTttgtaaaggtaaaattgcagttggccccctaaaaatgataaaaaaaattgatttaatcctttaaaaattataaagatatagacaatTTAATTTCGGCCCCTCCTAAATTGTTTTCCTAGCTTTACAACTTAAGTTGTTCAAAAGCAACCTGGCATTCCTCTGTCCAACTGAAGGAAGTCCTCAATGCCTTAAAGAAAGGTAAACATGTATCTATCATTCTGGACACGAACCTGTTTAGTATGACCACCCTCTCTATTAAGCGCTGAATGTCTTTAATAGTTTTCGGAGAAGGCATGTCTAGTATAGCTTTAATCTTCTCAAGGTTTACCTCTATACCTCTTTTTGAAATCATGAAGTCCCAAACTTTCCTGCTTTTACTCTAAAAGCACACTTCTCTGGATTTAACTTCATATTATAGATTCGCAAGATAGCAAAAGCTTCAGACAAATCTTCAATGTGCCTTTTTAAAGTAGTACTCTTCATTAACATATCATCCACATAAACCTCAATACTGCGACCAATCTACTCTTTAAAAATCTTATTAACTAGTCTCTAATATGTTGCTCCTTCATtcttcaacccaaaaggcataatCCAATAATAGAACAAAGCCTCCTTTGTAACAAAAGTAGTCTTATCCTAATCCTCCGGAGCCAGAGAAATCTGGTTATATCTTGAGAATGCATCCATGAAGCTCATAAACTTATGACCCGTCGCAGCATCCACTAATCTGTCATTGAgggtaaaggaaaattatcttttgggcatGCTTCAATTGAGGGTAAAAGAAAGCTAATTTCGTCTTTGagctattattttaaaattattttgatattttaaaaaatttcgtaacaataattgtaaaaaaaatttaaaaagtcttaaaataaaaaaaatcatataaaaacccaagaATTTTGCAGCAAGGAAAAACCAAGAATTTTGCAGCTAATTTTTATGTATCAAATCTCATAAAAAATCACAATctttaaacttaaaaaaaaaaaaacattaaatacCATTTACTTTGAttctactttttttttatttactttgttGTTTTACCCTCTCTTCATTTTTATCTttctttgccttttttttttgctcttttttCTTGCAGATCGGCATTGGCTCCAACCTtctcaaaattcaaaaattgaaagtTACTCAAAAATTGTATTAAACTAGTAACTAGAGTTTAAAAAAATGATACAAAAAAGTTTCAGAgaagaaaaatacaaaaaaaaaaagatgatgaaaatgaaaaGAGGGTAAAAAAACAAAGCAATTAATGAAAAAAAGAGCAAGATAAAAGCGATTGGgtatttttttttggtgaaagtTCAAATACTATGAATTTTGAAAAGATATGGAAAATTTAGCTGCAAAAttcttgagtttctcttttgcaacttatttttatatgattttctaatttattttaaagttttttttttacaattattgtcaataaaattttaaaatatcaaaatgatttttgatgtccctaaaattaactaaaattaactaatttaattaactaacgAACACAACAAAGAACAAATCAAGAAAATAATCGAGTAAATAACcaagaagcgaaacaatacctaggaaagaattcacctagacttcaatcactatcaatctaaattacgcaatttcttcacttagtatcttgatctgtagaaatccctaaattatgctaatatctatCTTGAAGAATAAGAGCAACtaactttaggttgattaattgaagtttctttttaattaagacctctattatcgcattaacttgatctatggactcCTCTATTAGATTTGattctaatctggtagatttatgtcgtcctatttctaagattgcatgcaactccactcaattacactagatctactcttaaacaagctctattcctcctttgatttAAGTACATCAAACATGGATTAGTAGTTTAGAAATATTAAactaagaattaagaacacataattgagaacaagatctaagtatttattgtgtaaaataaaaatcaataaacaaaattcatcatagggttcatctcctttatatatttagaaaattagttcatgtcAGCAAATTAAAATATCCAAAATACAGTATAAccacaagaaacaaagaaactcataataaTCTCCAAAGAAATCAAAAAGAAATCTTCAATCTTGCTGGAAATCTACTTTAGAATCGGCTTCAATGGTATTTTTTGAGTTATTTTCTTGAGTATTCTATGATGGCTCACTTGTATCTTCTTATTTTTGACATATATACATCTTAGAATGCCCGAAAAACTTAAAAATCGTGTTTTTCTGTAGTTCAGAGTCCAAATTTGCGAAATTGACACCGcttgccacatggtcgtgtggcagcCCATGTGGCTTACTCAGTCGTGTGGAATAGTACAACCCGTGTGGCTCTTGTAACTTGCTCAAATTTTTCGGTTTTCGCTTGTTTTTTGCTTCTTTTACTCCcaaatgctctcttaagtataaaaacatgaatttaaaggattaggagcataaaattcacaattaacatcgATTAATCTCCCAACAATGCATAAATAatgagattaaaacatgttacttttagcccTAATCAATTTTTTAATTGTAGCTCAAGAAACAAAATAGCTATTAACCCTTTGAATTAATATGCAACAATACTTTTTGAACAGAAGTTAACAACCAAGTGACAAAAATATAACAATTTGATAAAATTAGTGACTATTAAGTAACTTTTGAAAGTtgggtgactaaaatgtaattttaaacaAAGTTTAGGAACAGTTTGTGTAGTTTACCCATATGTTTTTTCCTAATTAAATTGGTACCCAGTTAACCTATGACACCTACTCAGTCAACAACTTTATGATAGGTATAGATTAAATtcgttaatattataatatatgaaatatataaattacaattataataaaacaattaaaatataatttataaattaattatattaaatatataacctcaaatttgttaatattatgatacgtTAAATATATAAACTTAAATTATAATACAATTATAATGGACTCAAATGTaagaaaatcattatttttatGTCTCATCATTATCATCATTATTACTACTGCTATTATTATGTCATGTGTAATAGGCCCATTTCGCCCGGgcccataaattatccaaaaaataataaatagaataaaataaataaaaaatcaatgtTCAAAGTCCAGATACAGTCCTCATTAGCCCAAATACAGATTGTAGCTCAATTTATAAACCCATTTTACAAGTAAACCCAAAGCCTGATTATTAAACTAGCCTAACCCAACCCAATTTCAGTGGCCCAATTGGAAGAGCCCCAAAAGCCCAATAACCAAAGTTCTAAAAACCTTAAGGGTTTTTGAAACTGTTTGCACCGCAGCCTCGTATGCTAGCCATGGAATCGAGTCTCCACGTCACCCCACGAATGGCCTCTTCCTCCTACGACGGTTATACCTGCAAAAGAAGAGGGAATTGACAGCACAATGATAGCACCAAATAGCAGTAACAAATAGCTGgataatctaaaaaaaaaagagctttggattttacttattttttattttatccttTATTCGACTATAAAAAGAGGCTGATTGTATATTGTAAAGGACTACTGACGCATACTGAATACGAAATAAAAAAGCAACCAAAAAGAATCGTTGAAAGGTTATCTCAAATTCCATTTCTCTTCTTTTCGATTTGTTTTTCCTCTTTGGTCTTTCATGTAGTTCTTTTGCATGAGAAAATAAAAAGGCAAGGTGAGGGGTTTACCTCCACAAATGTGCCATCGGAGTAATTATCTCCTTTGTCGAAATCGGAGTTTGAGATGGGATTTTGGGGCTGAAATTAGCAATCCTCGAGTCTTGGTTTTAAACAGGGATAAAAGGGGCCTCCGCACGTCACCATCCATCGATTACAGTGGTGAAATGGTGGTCGGATGGTGGATTTCTAGATTAGCCGAATGAGGGGAAGTTGAGAGAGTATTTAGGGctttccattttatttttttttcttttctagaaTGGTTAAGTGCTTTATTTTTTAgggttttctttcttttataaACGAcatgaaacgacgtcgtttaaggCCTAATTCAGTGGCCTTAAAACGACGTTGTATAGGCCATACCGATAACCCGACCCAGACACAACTAGAATCCGCGTGTTTTGTTCTTTGAAGGGAATTTGCGCGATTAGTCCCTCCACCTTGCTCTATTATTTGATTGGGTCCAATttctatttcttttgttttttaatgTTTTCCCGAGATTTATGCACAGTTTTAATTTAGTCTATAGTTAAATGTTGTGTTTAGGAGCTTGGAATAATTGCATATTTGGCCCCTACTCGTTTGCACGCACCTTATTTTTGCCCCTAATTCagctttaataatttatttatttactaattaTCCTTAAAGTATTGTTTTAGTTTTCAATCTCGTccctaatttacttaattcatttatttatttagtttttattatatgatatttaaaaatattttatataccattcattttaaattatttttatatattatttattttaacttattttaatgtaatgtttattaaaatttgttttactatttatttaaaataattttatatacgttatttattctaaaattatatatatatatattatttattttagattttttacgtattatatagtttatttcagtttttttatatctattattcttttaaaattgttatgtattttaatttcctcttttacatatatagctt
This is a stretch of genomic DNA from Gossypium arboreum isolate Shixiya-1 chromosome 11, ASM2569848v2, whole genome shotgun sequence. It encodes these proteins:
- the LOC108470438 gene encoding transcription factor UNE12-like isoform X2, coding for MANNPNESPADDFLEQILGLPHFAPTETGLAGPDGRLSGNATTAGAPMHLQLSSGGGTGHIGAIGGGGGGAFHGQVFPLGLSLEQGKGGFLKPEEASGSSKRFRDEVVDGRAFSVKNVFHGQPVPATVAAGPHPPPMRPRVRARRGQATDPHSIAERLRRERIAERIRALQELVPSVNKTDRAAMLDEIVDYVKFLRLQVKVLSMSRLGAAGAVAPLVTDLPLSSVEDESGEGGRSQPAWEKWSNDGTERQVAKLMEEDVGAAMQFLQSKALCVMPISLATAIYHTQSPDTSSVVKPETNPP
- the LOC108470438 gene encoding transcription factor UNE12-like isoform X1, translated to MANNPNESPADDFLEQILGLPHFAPTETGLAGPDGRLSGNATTAGAPMHLQLSSGGGTGHIGAIGGGGGGAFHGQVFPLGLSLEQGKGGFLKPEEASGSSKRFRDEVVDGRAFSVKNVFHGQPVPATVAAGPHPPPMRPRVRARRGQATDPHSIAERLRRERIAERIRALQELVPSVNKTDRAAMLDEIVDYVKFLRLQVKVLSMSRLGAAGAVAPLVTDLPLSSVEQDESGEGGRSQPAWEKWSNDGTERQVAKLMEEDVGAAMQFLQSKALCVMPISLATAIYHTQSPDTSSVVKPETNPP